A genomic region of Hirundo rustica isolate bHirRus1 chromosome 12, bHirRus1.pri.v3, whole genome shotgun sequence contains the following coding sequences:
- the SLMAP gene encoding sarcolemmal membrane-associated protein isoform X21 — MPSALAIFTCRPNSHPFQERHVYLDEPVKIGRSVARCRPAQNNATFDCKVLSRNHALVWFDHKTGKFYLQDTKSSNGTFINSQRLSRGSEESPPCEIMSGDVIQFGVDVTENTRKVTHGCIVSTIKLFLPDGMEARFRSDVIHAPLPSPVDKVAANTPSMYSQELFQLSQYLQEALHREQMLEQKLATLQRLLAVTQEASDTSWQALIDEDRLLSRLEVMGNQLQACSKNQTEDSIRKELIALQEDKHNYETTAKESLRRVLQEKIEVVRKLSEVERSLSNTEDECTHLKEMNERTQEELRELANKYNGAVNEIKDLSDKLKVAEGRQEEIQQKGLAEKKELQHKIDEMEEREQELQAKIEALQADNDFTNERLTALQVRLEHLQEKTLKEHNSLDKIIDEGHLTKEEETKLLKENQARVKESNDFSDTLSPSKEKSSDDTTDAQMDDQDLNEPIVKVALLKALLEEERKAYRVQVEESNKQINALQAQLRRLQEEIENLRKEKENEISSTRNELVSAQNEILSLQKVAEKAASERDTDISALQTELQTVRTELERWRKDASDYEKEIVNLQASFQLRCQQCEEQQKEEASRLKGELEKLKAEWIALEAECVKLRKENTSLTSELQRQEKELSSSQKQSLALTSDISVLEMSRKELENQMGSLREKHQRDAASLKTQLSEAESQAKDFQKEYERTQTMLSELKAKYEVAEQQNQSLAEELKQCKENLKLLHEKGNNPSILQPVPAVFIGLILAFLYWCYGPLW; from the exons ttctaTCTTCAAGACACTAAAAGTAGTAATGGTACCTTTATTAATAGTCAGAGACTGAGTAGAGGATCTGAGGAAAGCCCACCATGTGAAATTATGTCAGGTGATGTCATCCAGTTTGGTGTAGACGTGACAGAGAACACACGGAAAG tTACCCATGGATGTATAGTCTCCACAATCAAACTGTTCCTTCCAGATGGAATGGAAGCTCGATTCCGATCAGA tgtTATCCATGCTCCATTACCAAGTCCTGTTGACAAG GTTGCTGCTAACACTCCCAGTATGTATTCTCAGGAATTGTTTCAGCTTTCACAGTATCTACAA GAAGCCTTACATCGGGAACAAATGTTGGAACAGAAGCTGGCAACCCTTCAGCGACTACTTGCTGTCACACAAGAGGCTTCAGATACTAGTTGGCAG gCTTTAATAGATGAAGACAGGCTGCTATCGAGACTAGAGGTTATGGGAAATCAGTTACAGGCTTGTTCAAAG AATCAAACAGAAGACAGTATACGAAAAGAGCTTATAGCATTACAGGAGGACAAACACAACTATGAGACAACAGCCAAAGAGTCCCTGAGGCGGGTCCTTCAGGAGAAAATTGAAGTGGTCAGAAAATTGTCTGAAGTGGAG CGGAGTTTAAGTAATACAGAAGATGAATGTACACACCTGAAAGAAATGAATGAGCGGACTCAGGAAGAATTAAGGGAATTAGCTAATAAGTACAATGGAGctgtaaatgaaattaaagatcTTTCTGACAAGCTAAAG GTAGCAGAAGGAAGACAAGAAGAAATCCAACAAAAAGGACTGGCTGAGAAAAAGGAATTGCAGCATAAAATAGAtgaaatggaagaaagagaGCAAGAGCTTCAAGCAAAAATAGAAGCTCTGCAAGCCGATAATGACTTTACTAATGAGCGGCTGACTGCTTTACAAG TACGGTTAGAACACCTTCAAGAGAAAACTCTTAAAGAACACAACAGCTTAG ACAAGATCATAGATGAAGGACATCTAAccaaagaggaagaaacaaagcttttgaaag AGAACCAAGCACGAGTCAAAGAATCAAATGATTTTTCTGACACTCTTAGCCcgagcaaagaaaaaagcagcGACGACACTACAG atgctCAAATGGATGACCAAGATCTAAATGAACCTATTGTCAAAGTAGCTCTTCTAAAAG CTCTcctggaagaagagagaaaagcatATCGAGTGCAAGTTGAAGAATCCAATAAGCAAATAAATGCTCTGCAAG CTCAGTTGCGAAGGTTACAAGAAGAAATTGAGAATCTTCgcaaggaaaaggagaatgaaATTTCAAGCACTCGAAATGAATTAGTCAGTGCTCAAAATGAGATTCTGTCACTTCAAAAAGtagcagaaaaagcagcatcCGAACGAGACACAGATATTTCTGCATTGCAAACTGAGCTGCAGACTGTGCGAACGGAGCTGGAACGGTGGAGGAAAGATGCCTCGgattatgaaaaagaaattgtcaATCTGCAAGCCAGTTTTCAGCTCAGATGCCAgcagtgtgaggagcagcagaaggaggAGGCCTCTCGCCTAAAAG GTGAACTTGAAAAGTTGAAGGCAGAGTGGATTGCTCTGGAAGCTGAATGTGTTAaactgaggaaggaaaatacTTCACTTACATCTGAACTTCAGCGACAAGAGAAGGAGCTTTCCAG ctctcAGAAACAGAGTTTAGCACTAACCAGTGATATAAGTGTCCTTGAAATGTCTCGAAAGGAGCTTGAAAATCAGATGGGATCTTTGAGAGAAAAACATCAGCGGGATGCAGCCAGTCTGAAAACTCAACTGAGTGAAGCTGAAAGTCAAGCAAAAGATTTTCAGAAGGAG TATGAAAGAACACAGACTATGCTCTCGGAGCTGAAGGCAAAGTATGAGGTGGCAGAACAACAAAACCAGTCACTGGCAGAAGAGCTCAAACAATGTAAAGAAAACCTGAAGCTGCTacatgaaaaaggaaacaat CCTTCCATATTACAACCCGTCCCAGCCGTATTCATCGGCCTAATCCTGGCTTTCCTGTATTGGTGTTACGGCCCATTGTGGTAG
- the SLMAP gene encoding sarcolemmal membrane-associated protein isoform X23, which translates to MDLAQLSASGSAANKSDMENQARVKESNDFSDTLSPSKEKSSDDTTDAQMDDQDLNEPIVKVALLKDELQGAQSETEAKQEIQQLHKDLIEAQELARTSKQKCFELQALLEEERKAYRVQVEESNKQINALQAQLRRLQEEIENLRKEKENEISSTRNELVSAQNEILSLQKVAEKAASERDTDISALQTELQTVRTELERWRKDASDYEKEIVNLQASFQLRCQQCEEQQKEEASRLKGELEKLKAEWIALEAECVKLRKENTSLTSELQRQEKELSSSQKQSLALTSDISVLEMSRKELENQMGSLREKHQRDAASLKTQLSEAESQAKDFQKEYERTQTMLSELKAKYEVAEQQNQSLAEELKQCKENLKLLHEKGNNRQWPWMPVMAALVAVTAVVLYPGLTRASP; encoded by the exons ATGGATCTTGCTCAGCTTAGTGCTTCTGGATCGGCCGCTAATAAAAGTGACATGG AGAACCAAGCACGAGTCAAAGAATCAAATGATTTTTCTGACACTCTTAGCCcgagcaaagaaaaaagcagcGACGACACTACAG atgctCAAATGGATGACCAAGATCTAAATGAACCTATTGTCAAAGTAGCTCTTCTAAAAG ATGAATTGCAGGGTGCACAATCAGAGACTGAGGCTAAGCAAGAAATTCAGCAACTGCACAAGGATCTGATTGAAGCCCAAGAGCTAGCTAGGACAAGTaaacaaaaatgctttgaaCTTCAAG CTCTcctggaagaagagagaaaagcatATCGAGTGCAAGTTGAAGAATCCAATAAGCAAATAAATGCTCTGCAAG CTCAGTTGCGAAGGTTACAAGAAGAAATTGAGAATCTTCgcaaggaaaaggagaatgaaATTTCAAGCACTCGAAATGAATTAGTCAGTGCTCAAAATGAGATTCTGTCACTTCAAAAAGtagcagaaaaagcagcatcCGAACGAGACACAGATATTTCTGCATTGCAAACTGAGCTGCAGACTGTGCGAACGGAGCTGGAACGGTGGAGGAAAGATGCCTCGgattatgaaaaagaaattgtcaATCTGCAAGCCAGTTTTCAGCTCAGATGCCAgcagtgtgaggagcagcagaaggaggAGGCCTCTCGCCTAAAAG GTGAACTTGAAAAGTTGAAGGCAGAGTGGATTGCTCTGGAAGCTGAATGTGTTAaactgaggaaggaaaatacTTCACTTACATCTGAACTTCAGCGACAAGAGAAGGAGCTTTCCAG ctctcAGAAACAGAGTTTAGCACTAACCAGTGATATAAGTGTCCTTGAAATGTCTCGAAAGGAGCTTGAAAATCAGATGGGATCTTTGAGAGAAAAACATCAGCGGGATGCAGCCAGTCTGAAAACTCAACTGAGTGAAGCTGAAAGTCAAGCAAAAGATTTTCAGAAGGAG TATGAAAGAACACAGACTATGCTCTCGGAGCTGAAGGCAAAGTATGAGGTGGCAGAACAACAAAACCAGTCACTGGCAGAAGAGCTCAAACAATGTAAAGAAAACCTGAAGCTGCTacatgaaaaaggaaacaat
- the SLMAP gene encoding sarcolemmal membrane-associated protein isoform X19: MPSALAIFTCRPNSHPFQERHVYLDEPVKIGRSVARCRPAQNNATFDCKVLSRNHALVWFDHKTGKFYLQDTKSSNGTFINSQRLSRGSEESPPCEIMSGDVIQFGVDVTENTRKVTHGCIVSTIKLFLPDGMEARFRSDVIHAPLPSPVDKVAANTPSMYSQELFQLSQYLQEALHREQMLEQKLATLQRLLAVTQEASDTSWQALIDEDRLLSRLEVMGNQLQACSKNQTEDSIRKELIALQEDKHNYETTAKESLRRVLQEKIEVVRKLSEVERSLSNTEDECTHLKEMNERTQEELRELANKYNGAVNEIKDLSDKLKVAEGRQEEIQQKGLAEKKELQHKIDEMEEREQELQAKIEALQADNDFTNERLTALQVRLEHLQEKTLKEHNSLGVQVDDFIPKINGSTEKDKIIDEGHLTKEEETKLLKENQARVKESNDFSDTLSPSKEKSSDDTTDAQMDDQDLNEPIVKVALLKALLEEERKAYRVQVEESNKQINALQAQLRRLQEEIENLRKEKENEISSTRNELVSAQNEILSLQKVAEKAASERDTDISALQTELQTVRTELERWRKDASDYEKEIVNLQASFQLRCQQCEEQQKEEASRLKGELEKLKAEWIALEAECVKLRKENTSLTSELQRQEKELSSSQKQSLALTSDISVLEMSRKELENQMGSLREKHQRDAASLKTQLSEAESQAKDFQKEYERTQTMLSELKAKYEVAEQQNQSLAEELKQCKENLKLLHEKGNNPSILQPVPAVFIGLILAFLYWCYGPLW, encoded by the exons ttctaTCTTCAAGACACTAAAAGTAGTAATGGTACCTTTATTAATAGTCAGAGACTGAGTAGAGGATCTGAGGAAAGCCCACCATGTGAAATTATGTCAGGTGATGTCATCCAGTTTGGTGTAGACGTGACAGAGAACACACGGAAAG tTACCCATGGATGTATAGTCTCCACAATCAAACTGTTCCTTCCAGATGGAATGGAAGCTCGATTCCGATCAGA tgtTATCCATGCTCCATTACCAAGTCCTGTTGACAAG GTTGCTGCTAACACTCCCAGTATGTATTCTCAGGAATTGTTTCAGCTTTCACAGTATCTACAA GAAGCCTTACATCGGGAACAAATGTTGGAACAGAAGCTGGCAACCCTTCAGCGACTACTTGCTGTCACACAAGAGGCTTCAGATACTAGTTGGCAG gCTTTAATAGATGAAGACAGGCTGCTATCGAGACTAGAGGTTATGGGAAATCAGTTACAGGCTTGTTCAAAG AATCAAACAGAAGACAGTATACGAAAAGAGCTTATAGCATTACAGGAGGACAAACACAACTATGAGACAACAGCCAAAGAGTCCCTGAGGCGGGTCCTTCAGGAGAAAATTGAAGTGGTCAGAAAATTGTCTGAAGTGGAG CGGAGTTTAAGTAATACAGAAGATGAATGTACACACCTGAAAGAAATGAATGAGCGGACTCAGGAAGAATTAAGGGAATTAGCTAATAAGTACAATGGAGctgtaaatgaaattaaagatcTTTCTGACAAGCTAAAG GTAGCAGAAGGAAGACAAGAAGAAATCCAACAAAAAGGACTGGCTGAGAAAAAGGAATTGCAGCATAAAATAGAtgaaatggaagaaagagaGCAAGAGCTTCAAGCAAAAATAGAAGCTCTGCAAGCCGATAATGACTTTACTAATGAGCGGCTGACTGCTTTACAAG TACGGTTAGAACACCTTCAAGAGAAAACTCTTAAAGAACACAACAGCTTAG GCGTACAAGTTGACGACTTCATACCTAAAATTAATGGGAGCACAGAAAAAG ACAAGATCATAGATGAAGGACATCTAAccaaagaggaagaaacaaagcttttgaaag AGAACCAAGCACGAGTCAAAGAATCAAATGATTTTTCTGACACTCTTAGCCcgagcaaagaaaaaagcagcGACGACACTACAG atgctCAAATGGATGACCAAGATCTAAATGAACCTATTGTCAAAGTAGCTCTTCTAAAAG CTCTcctggaagaagagagaaaagcatATCGAGTGCAAGTTGAAGAATCCAATAAGCAAATAAATGCTCTGCAAG CTCAGTTGCGAAGGTTACAAGAAGAAATTGAGAATCTTCgcaaggaaaaggagaatgaaATTTCAAGCACTCGAAATGAATTAGTCAGTGCTCAAAATGAGATTCTGTCACTTCAAAAAGtagcagaaaaagcagcatcCGAACGAGACACAGATATTTCTGCATTGCAAACTGAGCTGCAGACTGTGCGAACGGAGCTGGAACGGTGGAGGAAAGATGCCTCGgattatgaaaaagaaattgtcaATCTGCAAGCCAGTTTTCAGCTCAGATGCCAgcagtgtgaggagcagcagaaggaggAGGCCTCTCGCCTAAAAG GTGAACTTGAAAAGTTGAAGGCAGAGTGGATTGCTCTGGAAGCTGAATGTGTTAaactgaggaaggaaaatacTTCACTTACATCTGAACTTCAGCGACAAGAGAAGGAGCTTTCCAG ctctcAGAAACAGAGTTTAGCACTAACCAGTGATATAAGTGTCCTTGAAATGTCTCGAAAGGAGCTTGAAAATCAGATGGGATCTTTGAGAGAAAAACATCAGCGGGATGCAGCCAGTCTGAAAACTCAACTGAGTGAAGCTGAAAGTCAAGCAAAAGATTTTCAGAAGGAG TATGAAAGAACACAGACTATGCTCTCGGAGCTGAAGGCAAAGTATGAGGTGGCAGAACAACAAAACCAGTCACTGGCAGAAGAGCTCAAACAATGTAAAGAAAACCTGAAGCTGCTacatgaaaaaggaaacaat CCTTCCATATTACAACCCGTCCCAGCCGTATTCATCGGCCTAATCCTGGCTTTCCTGTATTGGTGTTACGGCCCATTGTGGTAG